Part of the Oceanivirga salmonicida genome, TTATTTTTCTCTTGAGCAAACATTATTGTTGCTTCTTTTTTTCTAATTAATTCATTTTTTAAAATTTCTATATCTTTATATAATTCTGATACTAATATATTACTATCTATACTATTTTCAACTTTGGGGAATGAACTTTTATCAAATCTATCTAATGTAAACCAAGTATTCGAAAAAGATCTTATTAATTCTAATATATCTGAACTTTTAATTAGCTTATTATCATTTACTAATAAATTTAAGTTATCTAATGTTTCTAAAAATGCTCTTTTATTATCCATAAGTTTTTTCTCATTTAATGCATAACCTTTTAACATATACTCTTTTAATATGTTAGTTGCCCATTTTCTAAAATCTATACCTCTTTTAGATTTTACTCTATAACCTAAAGATATAATCATATCTAAATTATAGTGTTCTATTTGATATGTTTTCCCATCTGTTGCAGTTGTCGCAAAATTTGCGATAACTGAATTATCTAATTCTTCTTTTAAAATATTATTAATATGTTTTCCTATTGTTTTTATATCTCTATCAAAAAGTATAGATAAATCTTTTCTATTTAACCAAACCGTATCACCATCAATTTCAACTTTAACTGGTATTTCTAATTCCCCATTTTTATAAATTATTAATTCTTTTCCCATACTATTCTCCATTTTTTTATCATATTCTTTAGCTACTCTTGACTTAATAAAATTTCTAATACTTTTTACGGCCAAAGATTCTCATCTATATCAATAATATTTTCCGACATTATTCCTCCGAAACTTTTTATTAATTTTATAATTATATTACTTTATTTTCCTTAATTGTAATTAAAAATATATATTCATAATTATATTTTAAAAATCTCATTATAATTACTAACCTTTTAAAATTAATATTATATATTATATCATTTTTCTTTTAATTCTCATATAATTTTTTAATATTCCATTAATTATTTTTAATATCCCACTTACAT contains:
- the rhuM gene encoding virulence protein RhuM/Fic/DOC family protein, with protein sequence MGKELIIYKNGELEIPVKVEIDGDTVWLNRKDLSILFDRDIKTIGKHINNILKEELDNSVIANFATTATDGKTYQIEHYNLDMIISLGYRVKSKRGIDFRKWATNILKEYMLKGYALNEKKLMDNKRAFLETLDNLNLLVNDNKLIKSSDILELIRSFSNTWFTLDRFDKSSFPKVENSIDSNILVSELYKDIEILKNELIRKKEATIMFAQEKNKDALAGIFGNVFQSVFGQDVYPSVEEKAAHLLYFVVKNHPFNDGNKRSGAFSFIWLLNKFGYNFIDKINPQALSTLTLVIANSDPKEKDKMVGLVKLLLN